DNA sequence from the Prochlorothrix hollandica PCC 9006 = CALU 1027 genome:
ACCCAAATTCTCGCCCCTGGGCCAACGCAAGAATGGGGGTTGGGTTGGGCGGCTTCGCCGCCCAACCCAATTAATCGAGGTGCCCAGGAGTCAATGCCTAGGAGTCAATGCCTAGGAGTCAATTCCTAGGAGTCAATGCCTAGGAGTCAATGCCTAGGAGGGCGTTAACCGGGCTTGGGACGTGGGGGCAACGATCGGCGGCAGATCCTACCGATTCCCTGCGTTATGGGTCCCAGGAATAGAGATTTTTGCAGCCCTGGAGTTGGGATTCGCCAGGGCATTGAGGAGAAATATCCCCCCATTGCTGGAGGAAGCCGCTTTAACTGGGGTTAGTCAGCGGTGGCATCGTCTGCGTCACCATCCTCGTCGGCTGGGTCGGCCTCGTCTTCGTCTTCCGCTCCATCATAGTAATCGGCGTACTCATCTTCATACTCGATTTCCTCGGCATCCAACTGGCCGTGGCGACCTTCATAGATGGCATCCGCCAGTTTACCCACGATTAGTTTGATGGAGCGAATCGCATCGTCGTTGGCGGGGATGGGAATGTCGGCGAAGTCGGGATCGCAGTTGGTGTCTAAGAGGGAGATCATGGGAATATTGAGGCGCTGACATTCCAGGATGGCGTTGTATTCCCGCTTTTGATCGACAATGACCACTACATCGGGTACCTTGCGCATGTGTTTAATGCCCCCCAGGTACTTTTGCAGTCGCTCCAGTTCCCGGCGCAGCACCGAGGCTTCTTTTTTGGGTCGGTAGTCGATCGCCCCGGACTCCTCCAAGTTTTCCAGTTCCTTGAGGCGATCGACCCGGCCTTTAATGGTGGCCCAGTTGGTCATCATGCCCCCCAGCCAACGCTGGTTGACGTAGTAAGCACCACAGCGGACTGCTTCTTGGGCCACAATACCGGCGGCTTGGCGCTTTGTGCCGACAAACAGGAATTTTTGGCCCTGTTCCGAGGCGCTGCGCACGTAGTCATAGGCCCGCTCCATGAGTTGGGCGGTTTGCACTAGGTCAATGATGTGAACCCCATTGCGGGAGGTGTAGATATAGGGATCCATTTTGGGGTTCCAGCGCCGGGTCTGGTGGCCAAAGTGAACCCCTGCCTCTAGCATTTGAGCAAGTGAGACAACTGGCATAAATTAGGTTCTCCGTTCGGGTTTTGCCTCCATCCAGGTCTGTGTAAACACCCGAAATCCTGGATGTGCGATTTTTTGACAACCTCCCCAGCCTACCAGAGTATGGGGTTTTTTGAGCGGGGGAGGGTGAAGCTGCTGGGGATGGTCGAGTTGTACTCGACCCGAAGCCGACTACAAGTCGGCTCTCCCAGGGGGGGAGTGGCCTGGGTAGGGTGCCCAGATTGCCACCGATCGGGTGATCCAAGTGGGGGGAGCCTGCTATACGATTTCCCGATCCCTGGGCATTGAACGGGTTGGGGGTCTCGAAGATCCCCCAGGGGTGCCAGCATTGGGGGATGATTTAAGGAAGCCTGTTCGGGTTGTCCATTTACGATCGAGCCACCGTGATCATGATCCCTCTGCCCTTCCTTTTAGCTATCCCTGGGTCCACCCCTGGCCTGACCCCTAGCCTGACCCCTGGCCTGACCCCTAGCCATGGCATCATGGCTGCGTTATTGGTGGCCTTTGCCATCGTCCACAGTGGTCTTGCGGCCCTGCGCCCCTGGGGGGAACAACGCATCGGGGCACGGCTCTACCGGGTGCTGTTTGCGCTGGTGAGTATTCCCCTGGCCGCTGTGTTGATTATTTATTTCATCAGCCATCGCTACGATGGGTTGCAACTGTGGAACCTGCAAGGGGTACCAGGGGTGGCTCCTGTGGTCTGGGGACTGTCGGTGCTGTCGTTCTTCTTTCTCTACCCTGCCACCTTTAACCTGCTGGAAGTGGCCGCTATCCAAAAGCCGGAGGTGCATCTCTACGAAACGGGCATTATCCGCATCACCCGCCATCCCCAAATGGTGGGTCAGGTGATTTGGTGCGTGGCCCATGCCCTGTGGTTGGGGACTAGCTTTATGGTGGTGACCTGTGTGGGGTTGATTGCCCATCATTTGTTTGCGGTGTGGCACGGCGATCGCCGCTGGGGACAACGCTACGGAGCCACCTACAGCGCCCTCAAGGCCCGCACCTCGATCGTGCCGTTTTTAGCCATTGCCCAAGGACGGCAAACCCTGGTGTGGCGGGAGTTTTTGCGGCCCGCCTATGGGGGAGTGACGGCGTTTATCTTGCTGTTTTGGTGGATTCATCCCTGGTTGGTGGGGTCTACCACGGCCCTGGGCTGGTAACCCCTCTCCCCACCCCCTGTTAAGGGGAACGATCGTCCCTTAAAATGATCCCATCTTGTTTTGATCATTTTTTTCAAATGTTTTTAACCGTTAACGATAATACCTTCGATCGTGAGGTGTTGTATGCTGCAACGCCTGTACTGGTTAATGTTTGGGCACCTTGGTGTGGCATTTGTCGCTGGGTTCAGCCCGTACTACGGGATCTTCAGGCTAAAAAACCCGATACCCTCAAAATAGTCAATGTTAATGCTGATAATAGCTTTGCCATTGTCAATACTTATCGCTTAACCATGCTGCCCACCTTGCTGGTATTTGATCAGGGTCATCTGTGCGATCGCTTGGAAGGGTTCCAGACCCGATCGCAGTTTGAACAGGCTTTAAATGGTCTCCATCTCTCGCATTGGCAGTCCCTAGCGGTCGATCGGGAGCAGGCCCAGACTCACTTGTTGCCTGCTAGATCTTTCATGATCGGCAGTCGATAAGGGTATCAACTTAAGCCGGGAGAGTGGGGCGCGGAGCGCCCCACTCTCCCGTTAATCTTGTCCCGCTTTCAGCGGTAAGCAGTCGATAATGGCCAACAGTAGCGTTAACCCCGGAGAGTACCCCATGACTTTGCCCCTGATCGACTGGCTCAACCAATGGCTAGGCCGGGATCCCAGCCGCCTCCAAGCCCAGGTGGAGATCTATAGCTGGCAGACTTGCCCCTACTGTATTCGAGCCAAACTGTTGCTGATGTGGAAGGGGGTGGAATTTGTGGACTACAAAATTGATGGGGATGGGGCGGCGCGATCGCAAATGGCCGATCGATCCGGAGGACGGCGCACTGTTCCCCAAATTTTCATTAACCAAGTCCATGTGGGGGGCTGTGATGACCTCTATGGTTTGGATGCCCAGGGGCAGCTCGATGGTTTGCTGGCCGCCGCCCCCCCCAGCCCCTAGGAAACCCTAACCTGCCGTCACCGGGTTGCCGCTGCAAGCGGGACACGATTAACGGGACAGGGGGGTTTTCTGCGCCCCCTTGTCCCGGCTTAAATGGATAGGATAGCAGGATAGCCCCGTCACCTACCTCCCGTTCCTTAGCGTCTGGAACCTATGCCGCTTCAACCCGGCCATAGCGGGCGATCGCCCCGGCCCGACCCTGTTGGTGCTCTAGCCACGCCCAAAGCTGATCCCCCTGGGAAAAATGCCACCATTCATAGGGATGGTTCTGAAATCCTGCGGCTTCCATGGCTTGCCTCAGGGCTAGGCGGTTTTGGTGGTAGGTTTGGCTAAGACTGTCGGCTGCGTTGGCGAAGTGATCGGGGTACGATCGGGGTGAACACTCATCAATGGGAGACCCCATGGGTATGGCCTGCCCTTGGTGGTCCCGCAGGATCAGATCGACGGCGGCTCCGGTGCTGTGGGGTGGGGGGGTGTGGGGGTTGGTCACGGGTTCCGCCCAAAACTGATGCACTTGTTGCTCCAGATCGGTGGTCTGTTGGGGGCTGAGGGCTTGGGGATCGAGTCCCTGTTCCTGAGCCAATTGCTGAAAGGTGTAGTCCACCATGAATTGCTGCACGGGGAGGGGGCGATAGGCATCAAAAATATGGAAGTGCCAGTGGGGATGCTGCTGTTGCAACACAGCCTGGGCCTGTCCCAGCCGTTCCAGCACTTCGGCCCGCAGGAAAAAGGGGGACAAGTCCCCATAGGGTGCCCCCAAATCGGCGTAGGGGTGGGGCTGAAACAGGGCAAAGCGATCGGCGGGAATGGCCACCAAGGGTTCACTGCATTCGACAATGGGAATGGACAAATGGGGTTTGGATATCATCGCTAATGGTCACGCCAGAAGTACCTTGCTACTGTAACCGTTCAGGGGGGTACGAAGTTGGTGCATTTCAGCCCACATTCAGCAGGTTTCTAACCCACATTCAGCAGGTTTCTAAGATAAACAGAAAATTAAGGGAACCCAGAGCCAGAGGGGGATAGAGCAAGATCAAGGGGATAGAGCTGTTCCTCCCTTGAGAGAGCAGGATGCTCAACTCAAGCAATAGTATTTTGACAGTGGCTTCCCAAAAATCTCAAGACTAGACGTTGAAATTCAGTCAATTTAATCAAAGACTTGACCCCATCTATCAAGACTACATGAATCGATTGAAAACCCTGAAAAATCCATCGTAAAGTCGGTCGAGCAGTCGGCTCCCTTTTTGATTGGGCACAGAAGCTTCAGCTTGTTGTAGTGCCATGCGAAGCTTTCGTTGTCCCAACGAATATACCAGTAAAGACAGAGCCATAATAAAAGCCAGAGCCATTATTCGACTCGACTTTTGAGAAAAACACTAGAAGCAAAAAACAAAGGGTCTTTGATAAACCGAAACCCTCTTTCTGTTCCTTGTTGCTCTTTATAAAAGGATAAAGCTTGAAACGGAGACAACATTTCCGGGTCAAGATGATTCGTCGCTAAAATAAACCGCCCTGTTTGATTCTTGTAAGGTAAAATCAATGCCTCTGATTGCTCTAATGTGATTTGAGGATAATAGTAATATCCTTGAGGTTCTTCACCTGCTTTCGGTCTACCTGGATGACTATAAAAGGGTTTTCTATGGTTTCTAATGCCTTGACTTCANNNNNNNNNNNNNNNNNNNNNNNNNNNNNNNNNNNNNNNNNNNNNNNNNNNNNNNNNNNNNNNNNNNNNNNNNNNNNNNNNNNNNNNNNNNNNNNNNNNNCTGGCCAGTAACTTGTGAATTATTTGCGCCTCACGATCCAGACCAGAACCCAGTAGAAGATGTTTGGCTCCAGGCTAAGAGCTTTGTAAGAAAATATTGGATGTTGTGTTCCAATTTTAAAGTTGTTCAGTGGCTTTTTGAATTTGTAACTCATAATGAGATCTTCCAGTTTCCAAAACTCGAAATGTATGGAAATCATCCTTGGGAATATAATCAAACCTCCTAGAAAAACCTTACAACTGACTTGTGACTGCTGTATCTCGTTCAAATACCTTAGCAAAAAGGTAATACGGTCACTCTCTATGTTGGTATTCCATACTTCCCAGCCAGGAATCTTAATGATTTGATTTAAAGAAAGGAACATAAGCTGACTTCACTCAAGACGTAACCTATTATACACTATACGGCCTCATTCCCAGAGAGCCGGTTTCTAATGCCTTGACTTCATGAAATTTCAGTTTCTTTTTGAACTGATTCACTGCTGCTGATGCATCCTCTTCACAAGCAAATCCCTTCTTAGTTGCTTGGGCAAACTCTTTCAGCTTTCTCTCTTTCNNNNNNNNNNNNNNNNNNNNNNNNNNNNNNNNNNNNNNNNNNNNNNNNNNNNNNNNNNNNNNNNNNNNNNNNNNNNNNNNNNNNNNNNNNNNNNNNNNNNCTTGGGTCCCCCCACCAGATCCAAGCCAAACAGGGGCAAACCATAGGTGGGACGGGGAAACATCACACAATGCAAAATATCCAGGTTGTCCCCCACCTTGGCCAGTTCCAGGTGCAACTTACGGAATTGGGGAGTTTGGTAACAGTGGTTTTCGATGATCAGGCGATCGCCCGCCAACTGGCCTTCCACATAGCCCAGATCCGAGGGGACGGCATAGGGGGACAGCACCAGGGAGTCCCGCCACTGGTGTTGCAGGGCTGTGGCCAGTTGGGCGATGGCGGGATGGAGGCGAGAGAGCAGGGTTGCAGCAGAATCGGTAGCCATGGCAAGGAACAGGGGATAATGGAATCACGGTCATGGGGTGGGGCTGGGGGGGGCTGCGGACTTTTCCCCTGGGACTCACCGCTGGAACCCCGGCAACCCCGATATGTTGAGGAGATCAACCATGTTTAATTTAGGCTGGCTGGAAGTGGCCTTAATTGTGTTGGTGGCAGTGTTGATTTTTGGACCCAAAAAGATTCCCGAACTGGGGGGCGCTTTGGCTAAAAGCCTGCGGGGATTCCAGAACGAACTCAAGAAAACCACGGACAGCCCCGACGACGAGGATCAACAATCTGATGAAGGGATCTAATGCAGGAACCCCATGGGGAGCATCGCTGCTGCCTCAGTAAGCCCCTGGTCTCCCCTTCAGGAACCTACCGTGTACCCACCTATGGATCTAAACCGCGAAATCCTGGTCTTAGCCCCCTTAACCTGATTGACTGACAAAACTTCTGAAAAGCCCATATTTCCGTAGGTTGGGTAGAGGAACGAAACCCAACAAGAGACCTACAAGATGGCTCGTTGGGTTTCGCCCTATGACGTTGTGTCCAGGGATCCTGAAGGGTTGCAGGCTCAACCCAACCTACGATCGCGAGGTTTTTCATCGTGTAGGTTGGGTAGAGGAACGAAACCCAACGAGAAACCTTGCAATACGCAGAGTTTTGGGCGATCGCCCCAGTCCCCTGTTGGGTTTCGCCCGGTAGGTCGGGGCGGTGTGCCTGGGGTCTTGGGCAGCTCAACCCAACCTACGGTTTCGAGGTTTTTCATCCCGTAGGTTGGGTAGAGCCTTGCGAAACCCAACGAGAAACCTGGCAAGACGCAGAGTTTTGGGCGATCGCCCCAGTCCCTTGTTGGGTTTCGCCCGGTAGGTCGGGGCGGGGTGCCTGGGGTCTTGGGCAGCTCAACTCAACCTACGGTTTCGAGGTTTTTCAGCGCGTAGGTTGGGTTGAGCCTTGCGAAACCCAACGAGAAACCTGGCAATAGGCAGAGTTTTGGGCGATCGCCCCAGTCCCTTGTTGGGTTTCGCCCGTTAGGTCGGGGCGGTGTGCCTGGGGTCTTGGGCAGCTCAACCCAACCGACTCAGGTCTTATGGTTCACGATCGGGGGATGGCTACGGCNNNNNNNNNNNNNNNNNNNNNNNNNNNNNNNNNNNNNNNNNNNNNNNNNNNNNNNNNNNNNNNNNNNNNNNNNNNNNNNNNNNNNNNNNNNNNNNNNNNNCCAACCAAATCCATTTCGTCCATGATTCCTGCTATTATTCCTAAATGGTCAATGTCTTTGACATCGATCTCTTGTTCTTTTAAGTTCATCTCTTAACCCCTTTTGTTTGTGAAATTCTTAAACATTTTATCCCTTTGAACAACCTGCTGAATGTGGGTTTCAGCCCTCCGAATCGCGGGTTAAAATGGCCCGCAGTGCAACGATCCTAGATTTTCGGAGCCTGAAACCCGCATTCTCCCGTAGATCCCTGAATAGTTACTGGTCAAGCAGTAATCAGGTGGCGCGTTACGCTATACTAACGCACCCTAAAAGATCAACGATCGCTTAGATCGGGCCGGGGTGAGTATATCTATCATGAGAAAGCATGGGTATATTAATTTTTATTATTACTACTTTCGAGATTTAGAGACTTAAATCTACAATCTCGCTAGTGTATTAGCGGGATCTGCCTCCTTACACTGACTTTTCTAGATACTAAATAATTACTATGGTTGAGCATCTCCACTATCCCTTCCTTCTCCTGACCCACGTTATTTGTGCGGATGGCCAAATTCATTCGGAAGAGGCTAAGGCTCTCCACGCGCTAGCCAATCAGATCGAGATTAATGAAGCGACTCAGGCAGAGGTTGATAAAATTCTGTCTCAAGAGTTGGATTGTCTGTCGGTGCGGGAAATTGCGGGTAAGATCCCTGTCAATCAGCAGGAAGAAACGATGCGTCAGGTGCTGGCGATCGCCCACGTAGACGGCTACTATGCACCTCTGGAAAAGCAGCTAGTTGAAGAGGTTTGCCAGGTCTGGAACTGGTCTCTTGGCAAGGTTAACAACATTCTCAAACCAGCGACATTTCAACAGTTTCCGGGTTTATCAGCCAAGCAGAAGGAGGAAGAGCCTGAGTTATCTTTTGCGGCTCGTGTGTTGAAGAATGAGCAGAAATCCCCTCTTTCTAGGGCGCTGATTGGCTTTATCAAGGATATCGCTCCGGAGACCTTGGGCCAAACGATTAAGAGAGTCGAACGGGAAGTTTTACTCTCTGGGCCAGAGTATGACGAGGCCATTGCTCGGTGTGCCAAGATTTCACGGGAAGATTATGCGTTTACTGAGTCTGCGCTTCAGTCCAGCCGGAAAGCTTTGGAGAGGCTAGAGCAGGATTTGGGGTCTATTCTTGAGAAATTGAGAAGAAGTAACCAGGGTAAGGCTAAAAATGGCTCGGCTCAGGAGGTTGCTGAACAGTTGGAGCAGAGTCGGAAAGCTCTGACGGATGAGATTCTGCGGCAGTTGGAGAGCCTTAATGCGTCTTTGAAGGCGAAGCAGCGGGCGCTGAACCATTTCAGCATTGCTTTTATGGGCAAGACTAAGGCGGGTAAAAGTACGCTCCATGCGATCGTGACGGGGGAGGGCTGGGAGGCGATCGGGGTGGGCAAGCAACGCACCACTCGCCTCAATCGGGTCTATGAGTGGAAAAATATTCGGATTATTGACACGCCGGGGATTGGCGCTCCAGGGGGCAAGAGCGATGAGGAAATTGCTCGGAGTGTGATCGATGAGTCGGATGTGATCTGCTATGTGGTGACCAATGACAGCATCCAGGAAACGGAGTTTCGTTTTGTGAATGTGTTGAAGGCAAAGGCCAAGCCGCTGATTGTGCTGTTGAATGTAAAGTATAATTTGCGGGATTCGCGCCGCTTGGAGCATTTTCTGAAGAATCAGGCTAAATTCATCGACAATCGCCGTAATGGGGTGCTGAAGGGGCATCTCGATCGCATTGCTGATTATGCAGCTAGCCAGGGTGTAGAAAACTATTTTTCTGTGATCCCCGCGATGCTATTGGCGGCTCAGTTATCCCGTGAGCCAGAGCATAAGGCGGTGGCTGATAAGCTTTATGCTGTGAGCCAAGTTCAAGATTTCCTCAATTCAATTCGTGAGTCTTTGATCTACTACGGCCCGATCCGCCGCTCCCAAACTCTTTTGGGTTCTACTGTTGGATCGATCGAAGCACCAAAAGCTTGGGTAAACAGCCAACAGCAAGAGTATCGTCGAGTTATCCTGATTCTGGAGGGCAAAAGAAGCAAGTTTAAGGACAGAATAGCGAATGCTAAGGAGGATGGGCTACGGTACTTTAGAACTAAAGTTAAGAAACTCTTTACAGATTCTAAGTTGAGAACATCAGAATTTGCTGAGGCACACTGGCAAGATAAGGAAGATGTACTTAATCGTGCTTGGCAAGCTGAACCCAACAGCATCAAGCTAAATGCCTCAATTCAACAAGAGTATGAGGAGGTATCCCGTCGATTCAAAAAAGAAATCGAGAGTATTATCAATGAGATCGGCGGTGAGATGGATTTGATTTTTAAGCTAGGCGGATCTAGCTTCAAATTAAATGAGCAGGACAGTAGTACCCGGTGGAAAAATATCTTGACAGTTGCTGGTGCGGGTATTATGCTTGCAGGTATAGGTTTTGCACTCCCTGTTGTTGTAGCTATAGGTGGAGTTATTGGAGTTGCGGCCCAATTTTTCAAGTCCAAAAATACAAAGAGACGTGAGGCTGCGGCAAAGATTAAAGAGGCTCTCACATCTCAACTAGAGAGATATGAGCAACAAGTCCTGGGAAGTTTTGATACAGACTTCAACAAACACTGTAAAACTGTTGAAGCTGATATCACTAAATATTTCGAGATCCTCATTGCAAGCCTTAAGAATATTCAAGGCAGTTTAGTATCTAGCGAGAAAAGTCTAGACTCTCTCACGATGAGGCTCAATAAAGCCTATGCTAAGCGGGTTATAGACTGGTGTTTAGATCGCTATGAGCTTCTAGAAGATGCAACGATTGATCGAGAAGTCATCAGTGTTAAACGTGATTTTGGCCAGCAGATGACAATACATACCAGAAGTGAAGTTTCGCTTCAAAAATCCCAAGCGGATATTGAGAGTGTTCTACAGGAGAAGTTTACCCTAGAATACTAAACCGACCATTGAGTGACTATATTTTGAGCATTTTTCTTTTATTTTCTGGAGATTTTTGATCATGACCCTGACCTTTGAAGCAGCTAGAATTACCCAAGCATTCTCTGAAATTTCAAGCCGTTTTTCATCTCTTCTTGCAAAGTATGGGGAGATTACTGAAGTTCAATCAATTCAAGTGAGTCTAGAGAAGTCCCTAGATCGGTATAACCAAGAAGGACTTTTAGGTGTAGCTTTTATTGGCCAGTATAGCGCAGGTAAATCTACGGTTATTTCTGCCCTTACAAACCGACGTGATATTAAGATTGATGCCAACATTGCAACTGATCAAGTTTCGGAATATCTCTGGAATGGAGTCAGAATTATTGATACTCCTGGCCTGTTTACTGAGCGATCGGATCATGATGATACAACCTATGATGCAATTGCAAAAGCTGATCTACTGGTTTTCTGTTTGACCTATATGCTTTTCGATGAAATCACCCTTGCGAACTTTAAGAAGTTAGCTTTTGACAAGCAGTACTGCTGGAAAATGGTACTACTTGTCAATAAAATGTCCGATGAAGCAGGGGATGATGAGGAAAAAATTAAAAACTATCGTGAAAGTTTAGCTACTGCCCTCCAGGGTAGTTCCCTAGATAGCTTTCCAGTTTTCTTTATTGATGCTAAAGATTACTGTGAAGGCGTTGATAACAATGATGACTTCCTCATTGACATCAGTCGTTTCGATAATTTTATCGACGGCCTCAATGATTTCATTAAATCACGCAACTCCCTAGCTCAATTGGATGTGCCTATTCGGATCGTATTAGATGCAATAGATGATGCTGAGATTGCAATCAAACGCGACAATAACGAAGATACTCTCTTCTCTGAAATTCTCAAGAAATTTACCAAAGCAATACAACTAGACCGTAGCCGATTTATTTTAGACACTCAAAGTGTCAAATCAGAGTTAATTGCACAGATTACCCAGATTGGGGTAAATCTGAGTTATGACTTAACTGGGGAAGACAACCTCACAACTGATGAGCAAAATGTCCTCAAACAGAAGGCTATGGAGGAAGCACAAAAATGCTATCAGGATGCGCTGGAGAACAGCAAGTTGATTATTGAAGAAAGAAGTAAGTCATTATATAATCAAATTCAAGATATTTTCATGGGAGATTTAGTTGAAATCTTCCTAAAACGAGCCGTTAATAAATATGATTTTAATGAGGATAAAGAGTCTCAAAGCTTTGGGTTTTCACAAGTCATTAGTCAGATACAAGATCTCCAAGAGTTTGGAGAAATGTTTGGCCTAAATCCTGTGGAAATGGCACAACGTCAAGGTTGGCTCAATACTGCAAATCTTGCAAATCAAGCAGGGAGCCTCAGAATTTTAGATGTGTATGGTAGCCAACTACACCATACTGTGCGTAGTTTTGGCGAGTTTTTTGGTTATAACTTTGCATTCCTTGAGGCTGCAAGCTGGGCTAGAAATATTGCTAACTTTTCCACAGTATTTGGCCAAGCTTTAGCTGTTATCGGTGCCATTGGCGCAATACATACATTAGTTCAAGAGAACCAGCGTGAAAAAAAGTTAGGTGAAAAAAGGGTTGAAATACAGAAAAGATTTAGGATTATTGCTGATAAGATGGTGCAGCAGTTAAATGAAGGTTTAACTGAGGTTTACAATCGGCTATTTGCACAAGCTGAGGCTAAGATTTTGCAAATGCAGGCTAGTCAAAAGCAGTCATCTACTCAGGCTAAAAGTGACACCCAAGAACTTTCTCAGATCCGTCATGAGTTGAATCAACTCCTAGGGGAAATTAACCGATCGGCCCCACAGCTTGAAAGAGGCGTATAGTGTATCCTTCAACCCTCTAAATTCTACAGGGTGGGCCATGCTCACCCTAGCCATGGGACAAGCCGGTCTCGCCTTACAACAAACCCCAGAACACCACAACATCAGCCAAAACCAACTTGCTGTAGCCATGGGAGTCGATCGCTCAGCGCTCTGGGGTCCCGGGTGAGTCAAACCAGTAGGGTGCGTTAGGCAGAGCCGTAACGCACCGCAGATTTAGGCTTTGATGCCTTACGCGATCGCTAACACATCCTACTGGAATGGCAAGGCTAAAATGAGGTATTAGAAAATCCAGGAAATTAGATTTCTAGGGAATTTCAGCCTCGCATACTAAAGCACTATTTTAGCAGTGTCAAACCACGACAAGATCTCTTGGAGTGACACTCTACACGTTCCTACTCAAACAGATCAGTGACCGCCCCTCGGCTACTGGAAGACACCAGCTTGGCGTACTTGGCCAAAATGCCCTGGGTAT
Encoded proteins:
- the rpsB gene encoding 30S ribosomal protein S2 codes for the protein MPVVSLAQMLEAGVHFGHQTRRWNPKMDPYIYTSRNGVHIIDLVQTAQLMERAYDYVRSASEQGQKFLFVGTKRQAAGIVAQEAVRCGAYYVNQRWLGGMMTNWATIKGRVDRLKELENLEESGAIDYRPKKEASVLRRELERLQKYLGGIKHMRKVPDVVVIVDQKREYNAILECQRLNIPMISLLDTNCDPDFADIPIPANDDAIRSIKLIVGKLADAIYEGRHGQLDAEEIEYEDEYADYYDGAEDEDEADPADEDGDADDATAD
- a CDS encoding NnrU family protein — its product is MAALLVAFAIVHSGLAALRPWGEQRIGARLYRVLFALVSIPLAAVLIIYFISHRYDGLQLWNLQGVPGVAPVVWGLSVLSFFFLYPATFNLLEVAAIQKPEVHLYETGIIRITRHPQMVGQVIWCVAHALWLGTSFMVVTCVGLIAHHLFAVWHGDRRWGQRYGATYSALKARTSIVPFLAIAQGRQTLVWREFLRPAYGGVTAFILLFWWIHPWLVGSTTALGW
- a CDS encoding thioredoxin family protein, which encodes MFLTVNDNTFDREVLYAATPVLVNVWAPWCGICRWVQPVLRDLQAKKPDTLKIVNVNADNSFAIVNTYRLTMLPTLLVFDQGHLCDRLEGFQTRSQFEQALNGLHLSHWQSLAVDREQAQTHLLPARSFMIGSR
- the grxC gene encoding glutaredoxin 3, producing the protein MTLPLIDWLNQWLGRDPSRLQAQVEIYSWQTCPYCIRAKLLLMWKGVEFVDYKIDGDGAARSQMADRSGGRRTVPQIFINQVHVGGCDDLYGLDAQGQLDGLLAAAPPSP
- a CDS encoding M15 family metallopeptidase gives rise to the protein MISKPHLSIPIVECSEPLVAIPADRFALFQPHPYADLGAPYGDLSPFFLRAEVLERLGQAQAVLQQQHPHWHFHIFDAYRPLPVQQFMVDYTFQQLAQEQGLDPQALSPQQTTDLEQQVHQFWAEPVTNPHTPPPHSTGAAVDLILRDHQGQAIPMGSPIDECSPRSYPDHFANAADSLSQTYHQNRLALRQAMEAAGFQNHPYEWWHFSQGDQLWAWLEHQQGRAGAIARYGRVEAA
- a CDS encoding Sec-independent protein translocase subunit TatA/TatB, giving the protein MFNLGWLEVALIVLVAVLIFGPKKIPELGGALAKSLRGFQNELKKTTDSPDDEDQQSDEGI
- a CDS encoding GTPase, giving the protein MVEHLHYPFLLLTHVICADGQIHSEEAKALHALANQIEINEATQAEVDKILSQELDCLSVREIAGKIPVNQQEETMRQVLAIAHVDGYYAPLEKQLVEEVCQVWNWSLGKVNNILKPATFQQFPGLSAKQKEEEPELSFAARVLKNEQKSPLSRALIGFIKDIAPETLGQTIKRVEREVLLSGPEYDEAIARCAKISREDYAFTESALQSSRKALERLEQDLGSILEKLRRSNQGKAKNGSAQEVAEQLEQSRKALTDEILRQLESLNASLKAKQRALNHFSIAFMGKTKAGKSTLHAIVTGEGWEAIGVGKQRTTRLNRVYEWKNIRIIDTPGIGAPGGKSDEEIARSVIDESDVICYVVTNDSIQETEFRFVNVLKAKAKPLIVLLNVKYNLRDSRRLEHFLKNQAKFIDNRRNGVLKGHLDRIADYAASQGVENYFSVIPAMLLAAQLSREPEHKAVADKLYAVSQVQDFLNSIRESLIYYGPIRRSQTLLGSTVGSIEAPKAWVNSQQQEYRRVILILEGKRSKFKDRIANAKEDGLRYFRTKVKKLFTDSKLRTSEFAEAHWQDKEDVLNRAWQAEPNSIKLNASIQQEYEEVSRRFKKEIESIINEIGGEMDLIFKLGGSSFKLNEQDSSTRWKNILTVAGAGIMLAGIGFALPVVVAIGGVIGVAAQFFKSKNTKRREAAAKIKEALTSQLERYEQQVLGSFDTDFNKHCKTVEADITKYFEILIASLKNIQGSLVSSEKSLDSLTMRLNKAYAKRVIDWCLDRYELLEDATIDREVISVKRDFGQQMTIHTRSEVSLQKSQADIESVLQEKFTLEY
- a CDS encoding GTPase; this translates as MTLTFEAARITQAFSEISSRFSSLLAKYGEITEVQSIQVSLEKSLDRYNQEGLLGVAFIGQYSAGKSTVISALTNRRDIKIDANIATDQVSEYLWNGVRIIDTPGLFTERSDHDDTTYDAIAKADLLVFCLTYMLFDEITLANFKKLAFDKQYCWKMVLLVNKMSDEAGDDEEKIKNYRESLATALQGSSLDSFPVFFIDAKDYCEGVDNNDDFLIDISRFDNFIDGLNDFIKSRNSLAQLDVPIRIVLDAIDDAEIAIKRDNNEDTLFSEILKKFTKAIQLDRSRFILDTQSVKSELIAQITQIGVNLSYDLTGEDNLTTDEQNVLKQKAMEEAQKCYQDALENSKLIIEERSKSLYNQIQDIFMGDLVEIFLKRAVNKYDFNEDKESQSFGFSQVISQIQDLQEFGEMFGLNPVEMAQRQGWLNTANLANQAGSLRILDVYGSQLHHTVRSFGEFFGYNFAFLEAASWARNIANFSTVFGQALAVIGAIGAIHTLVQENQREKKLGEKRVEIQKRFRIIADKMVQQLNEGLTEVYNRLFAQAEAKILQMQASQKQSSTQAKSDTQELSQIRHELNQLLGEINRSAPQLERGV